In a genomic window of Streptomyces sp. SJL17-4:
- a CDS encoding tetratricopeptide repeat protein gives MQPRNMSMSGVVDLAAVKAAGEAKAKAEQTRAEAARQGGPAAVPPSALVIDVDEAGFERDVLQRSAEVPVVLDFWAEWCEPCKQLSPLLERLAVEYNGRFLLAKIDVDANQMLMQQFGIQGIPAVFAVVAGQALPLFQGAVPEAQVRETLDQLIQIGEERFGLTGIVVDASGAGPDGGTAAAAQPVGPYDALLEAAMSALDAGDLAGAVQAYKNVLADDPAHPEAKLGLAQAELLARVQDLDPAAVRKAAADGPADVTAQIAAADLDLVGGHVQDAFGRLVETVRRTVGEDRDAARLRLLELFEVIGADDPRVTAARQALARVLF, from the coding sequence ATGCAGCCCCGAAACATGTCCATGAGCGGCGTCGTCGACCTCGCCGCGGTGAAGGCGGCCGGAGAGGCCAAGGCGAAGGCGGAGCAGACGCGCGCCGAAGCCGCCCGACAGGGTGGCCCCGCCGCCGTGCCCCCGTCCGCCCTGGTGATCGACGTCGACGAGGCGGGCTTCGAGCGCGATGTGCTCCAGCGCTCCGCCGAGGTCCCGGTCGTCCTCGACTTCTGGGCCGAGTGGTGCGAGCCCTGCAAGCAGCTGAGCCCGCTCCTTGAGCGGCTCGCCGTCGAGTACAACGGCCGCTTCCTGCTCGCGAAGATCGACGTCGACGCCAACCAGATGCTGATGCAGCAGTTCGGCATCCAGGGAATTCCGGCCGTTTTCGCGGTGGTCGCCGGTCAGGCGCTGCCGCTCTTCCAGGGCGCCGTGCCCGAGGCCCAGGTCCGCGAGACCCTCGACCAGCTGATCCAGATCGGCGAGGAGCGCTTCGGTCTGACCGGCATCGTCGTCGACGCGAGCGGCGCGGGCCCCGACGGCGGTACGGCCGCGGCCGCGCAGCCCGTCGGCCCGTACGACGCACTCCTCGAAGCGGCCATGTCCGCGCTCGACGCGGGTGATCTGGCCGGCGCCGTCCAGGCGTACAAGAACGTGCTCGCCGACGACCCGGCGCACCCGGAGGCCAAGCTCGGTCTGGCCCAGGCCGAACTCCTCGCCAGGGTGCAGGACCTCGACCCGGCCGCGGTCCGCAAGGCCGCCGCCGACGGCCCGGCCGATGTGACCGCGCAGATCGCCGCCGCCGACCTCGATCTGGTGGGCGGTCATGTGCAGGACGCCTTCGGGCGCCTCGTGGAGACCGTGCGCCGCACGGTCGGCGAGGACCGGGACGCGGCGCGGCTGCGGCTCCTTGAGCTCTTCGAGGTGATCGGCGCCGACGACCCGCGGGTCACGGCGGCCCGGCAGGCCCTGGCGCGGGTGCTGTTCTAG
- a CDS encoding TetR/AcrR family transcriptional regulator, producing MCSRTNRSSRTGRPRSTEADTAILEATRAALVELGWSKLTMGDVAGRAGVAKTTLYRRWANKSELVVDAVAVLFDELELPDLGSLQADIEHVVLQFAALLERPETKTALMAVVAESTRDEPLRERIRASIVDRQKRLVLEGRIRAQRRGELPADRDPVAVDATDDLIFDVIAGAVVHRALVSAEPVDEPWVARLSALLVGGLGAAAAARG from the coding sequence ATGTGTAGCCGCACCAACCGCAGCAGCCGTACCGGGCGCCCCCGCTCCACCGAGGCCGACACGGCCATCCTGGAGGCGACCCGCGCGGCCCTGGTCGAGCTGGGCTGGTCCAAGCTCACGATGGGTGACGTCGCCGGCCGGGCCGGGGTCGCGAAGACGACCCTGTACCGCCGCTGGGCCAACAAGAGCGAGCTCGTGGTGGACGCCGTCGCCGTTCTCTTCGATGAACTCGAACTGCCCGACCTTGGTTCCCTTCAGGCCGACATCGAGCATGTCGTGCTCCAGTTCGCCGCCCTCCTCGAACGCCCCGAGACCAAGACGGCCCTGATGGCGGTGGTGGCCGAGTCGACCCGTGACGAACCGCTGCGCGAGCGCATACGGGCGTCGATCGTCGACCGGCAGAAGCGGCTCGTCCTGGAGGGCCGGATACGGGCGCAGCGGCGCGGTGAGCTCCCGGCGGACCGGGACCCGGTCGCGGTGGACGCCACCGACGACCTGATCTTCGACGTCATCGCGGGCGCGGTCGTGCACCGCGCGCTGGTGAGCGCGGAGCCGGTCGACGAGCCGTGGGTGGCGCGGCTCTCGGCGCTCCTGGTGGGCGGCCTGGGAGCGGCGGCGGCCGCGCGCGGCTGA
- a CDS encoding methylmalonyl-CoA mutase family protein, with product MDADAIEEGRRRWQARYDKARKRDADFTTLSGDAVEPVYGPRPGDTYEGFERIGWPGEYPYTRGLHATGYRGRTWTIRQFAGFGNAEQTNERYKMILAAGGGGLSVAFDMPTLMGRDSDDPRALGEVGHCGVAIDSAADMEVLFKDIPLGDVTTSMTISGPAVPVFCMYLVAAERQGVDPAVLNGTLQTDIFKEYIAQKEWLFEPEPHLRLIGDLMEHCAQGIPAYKPLSVSGYHIREAGATAAQELAYTLADGFGYVELGLSRGLDVDVFAPGLSFFFDAHLDFFEEIAKFRAARRIWARWMKEVYGAKTDKAQWLRFHTQTAGVSLTAQQPYNNVVRTAVEALSAVLGGTNSLHTNALDETLALPSEQAAEIALRTQQVLMEETGVANVADPLGGSWYVEQLTDRIEADAEKIFDQIKERGRRAHPDGQHPIGPITSGILRGIEDGWFTGEIAESAFQYQRSLEKGDKRVVGVNVHHGSVTGDLEILRVSHEVEWEQVRVLGERKERRDDAKVRASIDAMLAAARDGSNMIAPMLDAVRAEATLGEICDALRDEWGVYTEPPGF from the coding sequence ATGGACGCTGACGCGATCGAGGAAGGCCGCCGTCGCTGGCAGGCCCGTTACGACAAGGCCCGCAAGCGCGACGCCGACTTCACCACGCTCTCCGGCGACGCCGTCGAGCCGGTCTACGGGCCCCGGCCCGGCGACACCTACGAGGGGTTCGAGCGCATCGGCTGGCCCGGCGAGTACCCCTACACCCGGGGACTCCACGCGACCGGCTACCGCGGCCGGACCTGGACCATCCGCCAGTTCGCCGGCTTCGGCAACGCCGAGCAGACCAACGAGCGCTACAAGATGATCCTGGCCGCCGGCGGCGGCGGCCTCTCCGTCGCCTTCGACATGCCCACCCTCATGGGCCGCGACTCCGACGACCCCCGCGCCCTCGGCGAGGTCGGCCACTGCGGTGTCGCCATCGACTCCGCCGCCGACATGGAGGTCCTCTTCAAGGACATCCCGCTCGGCGACGTCACCACCTCGATGACGATCTCCGGCCCCGCCGTGCCCGTCTTCTGCATGTACCTGGTCGCCGCCGAGCGTCAGGGCGTCGACCCGGCCGTGCTCAACGGCACGCTCCAGACCGACATCTTCAAGGAGTACATCGCGCAGAAGGAGTGGCTCTTCGAGCCAGAGCCCCATCTGCGTCTCATCGGCGACCTGATGGAGCACTGCGCGCAGGGCATCCCCGCGTACAAGCCGCTCTCCGTCTCCGGCTACCACATCCGCGAGGCCGGGGCGACGGCCGCGCAGGAGCTCGCGTACACCCTCGCCGACGGCTTCGGCTACGTCGAGCTCGGCCTCAGCCGCGGCCTCGACGTGGACGTCTTCGCCCCCGGTCTGTCCTTCTTCTTCGACGCCCACCTCGACTTCTTCGAGGAGATCGCCAAGTTCCGCGCCGCCCGCCGCATCTGGGCCCGCTGGATGAAGGAGGTCTACGGCGCCAAGACCGACAAGGCCCAGTGGCTCCGCTTCCACACCCAGACCGCCGGTGTCTCCCTCACCGCCCAGCAGCCGTACAACAACGTCGTACGGACCGCCGTGGAGGCCCTCTCCGCCGTCCTCGGCGGCACCAACTCCCTCCACACCAACGCCCTCGACGAGACCCTCGCGCTCCCCAGCGAGCAGGCCGCCGAGATCGCGCTCCGCACCCAGCAGGTGCTGATGGAGGAGACCGGCGTCGCCAACGTCGCCGACCCGCTCGGCGGCTCCTGGTACGTCGAGCAGCTCACCGACCGCATCGAGGCCGACGCCGAGAAGATCTTCGACCAGATCAAGGAGCGCGGCCGCCGCGCCCACCCGGACGGGCAGCACCCCATCGGGCCGATCACCTCCGGCATCCTGCGCGGCATCGAGGACGGCTGGTTCACCGGCGAGATCGCCGAGTCCGCCTTCCAGTACCAGCGGTCCCTGGAGAAGGGCGACAAGCGGGTCGTCGGCGTCAACGTCCACCACGGCTCCGTCACCGGCGACCTGGAGATCCTCCGCGTCAGCCACGAGGTCGAGTGGGAGCAGGTCCGGGTCCTCGGCGAGCGCAAGGAGCGCCGCGACGACGCCAAGGTCCGCGCCTCGATCGACGCCATGCTGGCCGCAGCCCGGGACGGCTCGAACATGATCGCCCCGATGCTGGACGCCGTCCGCGCCGAGGCCACCCTCGGCGAGATCTGCGACGCGCTGCGCGACGAGTGGGGCGTCTACACGGAGCCCCCGGGCTTCTGA
- a CDS encoding DUF3817 domain-containing protein, which produces MKSSVLTRYRVMAYITAVMLLVLCTCMVFKYGFDMGEDVTFAVSQAHGVLYIIYLVFAFDLGSKARWPFGKLLWVLVSGTIPFAAFFVERKVVAETLPLIGGARPEPVKA; this is translated from the coding sequence ATGAAATCCAGCGTGCTGACCCGTTACCGCGTCATGGCGTACATCACCGCCGTCATGCTGCTCGTGCTGTGCACCTGCATGGTCTTCAAGTACGGGTTCGACATGGGCGAGGACGTGACCTTCGCGGTCTCCCAGGCCCACGGTGTCCTCTACATCATCTACCTCGTCTTCGCCTTCGACCTGGGCTCCAAGGCCCGCTGGCCGTTCGGGAAGCTGCTCTGGGTCCTGGTCTCGGGCACGATCCCCTTCGCCGCGTTCTTCGTCGAGCGCAAGGTCGTCGCCGAGACGCTGCCGCTGATCGGCGGCGCGCGGCCGGAGCCGGTCAAGGCCTGA
- a CDS encoding MarR family transcriptional regulator produces MPKPLSLPFDPIARADELWQKRWGPVPSMAAITSIMRAHQILLAEVDAVVKPYGLTFARYEALVLLTFSKAGELPMSKIGERLMVHPTSVTNTVDRLVKSGLVDKRPNPNDGRGTLASITEKGREVVEAATRDLMEMDFGLGAYDAEECAEIFAMLRPLRVAADDFEEK; encoded by the coding sequence GTGCCGAAGCCGCTCAGTCTCCCCTTCGACCCCATCGCCCGCGCCGACGAACTCTGGCAGAAGCGCTGGGGCCCGGTCCCCTCGATGGCCGCGATCACCTCGATCATGCGCGCCCACCAGATCCTGCTCGCGGAGGTCGACGCCGTCGTGAAGCCGTACGGGCTGACCTTCGCGCGGTACGAGGCCCTGGTGCTGCTCACCTTCTCGAAGGCGGGCGAGCTGCCGATGTCCAAGATCGGCGAGCGGCTGATGGTCCACCCCACGTCCGTGACGAACACGGTGGACCGGCTCGTGAAGTCCGGTCTCGTCGACAAGCGGCCCAACCCCAACGACGGCCGCGGAACGCTCGCCTCCATCACGGAGAAGGGCCGCGAGGTGGTCGAGGCGGCCACCCGCGACCTGATGGAGATGGACTTCGGGCTCGGCGCGTACGACGCGGAGGAGTGCGCCGAGATCTTCGCGATGCTGCGCCCGCTGCGGGTCGCGGCGGACGACTTCGAGGAGAAGTAG
- a CDS encoding glycoside hydrolase family 6 protein, translating to MSRRTVTALVLVSALLLTGCGEDEPPKGPVGPPSTRGEAAAPASGSPFWVDPESDAAKQVRQYEAQGRTEDAKILKRIADRPVADWPAGDDPVPEITRAVRGAAAENRTAVFVAYNIPHRDCGMYSAGGSHDAQAYRTWIDSFATALGESSAIVVLEPDAVPHIVDGCTPAQYHDERYQLLAEAIERLKRQPRTRVYLDAGNPAWIDDPGKLVEPLRRAGVARADGFSLNVSNFQTNDTVKGFGATLSGLLGGAHFTVDTSRNGAGPLPGDRAEAWCNPPGRSLGVPPTDRTGDDLVDAYLWIKRPGDSDGQCRGGPAAGTWWPDYALGLARRAKS from the coding sequence ATGTCCCGCCGCACCGTCACCGCCCTGGTCCTCGTCTCCGCGCTGCTCCTGACCGGGTGCGGCGAGGACGAGCCCCCGAAGGGCCCCGTCGGTCCGCCCTCCACGCGCGGCGAGGCCGCGGCCCCCGCGAGCGGCTCGCCGTTCTGGGTCGACCCGGAGAGCGACGCGGCCAAGCAGGTGCGCCAGTACGAGGCGCAGGGCAGGACCGAGGACGCGAAGATCCTGAAGCGGATCGCGGACCGCCCGGTCGCGGACTGGCCGGCCGGGGACGATCCCGTGCCGGAGATCACCCGCGCGGTGCGGGGCGCGGCGGCGGAGAACCGTACGGCCGTGTTCGTCGCGTACAACATCCCGCACCGCGACTGCGGTATGTACTCGGCGGGCGGCTCGCACGACGCCCAGGCCTACCGGACCTGGATCGACTCCTTCGCCACCGCGCTCGGGGAGTCCTCCGCGATCGTCGTCCTGGAGCCGGACGCGGTGCCGCACATCGTGGACGGCTGTACCCCGGCCCAGTACCACGACGAGCGGTACCAGCTGCTCGCCGAGGCCATCGAGCGGCTGAAGCGGCAGCCCCGCACCCGGGTCTATCTGGACGCGGGCAACCCGGCCTGGATCGACGATCCGGGCAAGCTGGTGGAGCCGCTGCGCCGGGCGGGTGTCGCCCGAGCGGACGGCTTCTCCCTGAACGTCTCCAACTTCCAGACGAACGACACGGTGAAGGGCTTCGGCGCCACCCTGTCGGGGCTGCTCGGCGGCGCCCACTTCACCGTGGACACCAGCCGCAACGGCGCCGGCCCCCTCCCGGGCGACCGGGCGGAGGCCTGGTGCAATCCGCCGGGCCGGTCCCTCGGCGTACCGCCGACGGACCGGACCGGGGACGACCTGGTGGACGCCTATCTGTGGATCAAGCGCCCCGGCGACTCGGACGGCCAGTGCCGGGGCGGCCCGGCCGCCGGGACGTGGTGGCCGGACTACGCCCTGGGCCTGGCGCGCCGGGCGAAGTCCTGA
- a CDS encoding kelch motif-containing protein: protein MAYRPSKKFKKTLFGSGAVLVLAALNAPAAVSFAEEKYHAYKIAQPGYKRQFGSWAEVGVPEQYRINAIHAALLHTGKVLLIAGSGNNQKNFDAGTFETILWDPVKNTFKKIPTPVDFFCSGHTQLPDGRLLVAGGTARYEILNGEVKRAGGGMRVKNESPDKAITLKKGTVFRSPSGVEYVSKFDVTVPKAKREFEISYFKSGQMKPWQTKVTAAEARVFVEARKEGPQALTTEAAQYEVVGLKGDAADNVYGLAQKLTTEKQDFQGIKGAYEFDPKAEKYIPVAPMKDARWYPTLVTLDDGKVLAVSGLNDVGDVVPGDNEIYDPTTKKWSKGPFRYFPTYPSLFLTKGGKLLYTGSNAGYGPAEKGREPGLWDLKKNTFTKLGGLTDPDQLETSASLILPPAQNQKVMVLGGGGVGESSKSTARTSIIDVSKDSPVFTDGPALPQGTRYLSSVLLPDDTVFTTGGSEDYRGRGGTDIRKAQFYNPGANAFAEAAEPNVGRNYHSEALLLPDGRVATFGSDPLFDDKDNTRLGTFEQRIEVFTPPYLHKAGADRPVLGEGPQELDQNGRATFKTKDAGRIVKARLMRPSAVTHTTDVEQRSVELGLTKSQNGTTVTVDVPEDRTLVPPGWYMLFVTDANGIPSEAKWIQVGD from the coding sequence ATGGCCTACCGGCCGTCCAAGAAGTTCAAGAAGACCCTGTTCGGCAGCGGAGCGGTGCTGGTCCTCGCGGCGCTCAACGCCCCCGCCGCCGTCTCCTTCGCCGAGGAGAAGTACCACGCGTACAAGATCGCCCAGCCCGGCTACAAGAGGCAGTTCGGCTCCTGGGCCGAGGTCGGCGTCCCGGAGCAGTACCGGATCAACGCCATCCACGCGGCCCTGCTGCACACCGGCAAGGTGCTGCTGATCGCCGGCTCCGGCAACAACCAGAAGAACTTCGACGCGGGGACCTTCGAGACGATCCTCTGGGACCCCGTCAAGAACACCTTCAAGAAGATCCCGACCCCCGTGGACTTCTTCTGCTCCGGCCACACCCAGCTCCCCGACGGCCGGCTGCTCGTCGCCGGCGGCACCGCGCGGTACGAGATCCTCAACGGCGAGGTCAAGAGGGCCGGCGGCGGCATGCGGGTCAAGAACGAGAGCCCCGACAAGGCGATCACCCTCAAGAAGGGCACCGTCTTCCGCTCGCCCTCCGGGGTCGAGTACGTCTCCAAGTTCGACGTCACCGTCCCCAAGGCCAAGCGCGAGTTCGAGATCTCGTACTTCAAGAGCGGCCAGATGAAGCCGTGGCAGACCAAGGTCACCGCCGCCGAGGCCCGGGTCTTCGTCGAGGCCCGCAAGGAGGGCCCGCAGGCCCTCACCACCGAGGCCGCGCAGTACGAGGTCGTCGGCCTCAAGGGCGACGCCGCCGACAACGTCTACGGCCTCGCGCAGAAGCTGACCACCGAGAAGCAGGACTTCCAGGGCATCAAGGGCGCCTACGAGTTCGACCCGAAGGCCGAGAAGTACATCCCGGTCGCCCCCATGAAGGACGCCCGCTGGTACCCCACCCTCGTCACCCTCGACGACGGCAAGGTCCTCGCCGTCTCCGGCCTCAACGACGTCGGCGACGTCGTCCCCGGCGACAACGAGATCTACGACCCCACGACCAAGAAGTGGTCCAAGGGCCCCTTCCGCTACTTCCCCACCTACCCCTCCCTCTTCCTCACCAAGGGCGGCAAGCTCCTCTACACCGGCTCCAACGCCGGATACGGCCCCGCCGAGAAGGGCCGCGAGCCGGGCCTGTGGGACCTGAAGAAGAACACCTTCACCAAGCTCGGCGGGCTCACCGACCCCGACCAGCTGGAGACCTCCGCCTCCCTGATCCTGCCCCCCGCCCAGAACCAGAAGGTCATGGTCCTCGGTGGCGGCGGGGTCGGCGAGTCGTCCAAGTCGACCGCCCGCACCTCGATCATCGACGTCTCCAAGGACAGCCCCGTCTTCACCGACGGGCCGGCGCTCCCGCAGGGCACCCGCTATCTCAGCAGCGTCCTGCTGCCCGACGACACCGTCTTCACCACCGGCGGCTCCGAGGACTACCGGGGCCGCGGCGGCACCGACATCCGCAAGGCACAGTTCTACAACCCCGGGGCCAATGCCTTCGCCGAGGCCGCCGAGCCCAACGTCGGCCGCAACTACCACTCCGAGGCGCTGCTGCTGCCCGACGGCCGGGTCGCCACCTTCGGCTCCGACCCGCTCTTCGACGACAAGGACAACACCAGGCTCGGCACCTTCGAGCAGCGCATCGAGGTCTTCACCCCGCCCTACCTCCACAAGGCCGGCGCCGACCGGCCCGTCCTGGGGGAGGGCCCGCAGGAACTCGACCAGAACGGCCGCGCCACCTTCAAGACCAAGGACGCCGGCCGGATCGTCAAGGCCCGGCTCATGCGGCCCAGCGCCGTCACCCACACCACCGACGTCGAACAGCGCTCGGTGGAGCTCGGCCTGACGAAGAGCCAGAACGGGACGACGGTCACCGTCGACGTACCGGAGGACCGGACCCTCGTACCGCCCGGCTGGTACATGCTCTTCGTCACCGACGCGAACGGCATCCCGTCCGAGGCGAAGTGGATCCAGGTGGGCGACTGA
- a CDS encoding cellulose synthase catalytic subunit: MRPGGYDYDTYSRLAGPLTDPDPAAYQVQYRSLLSKEPHRIRAVLLMSLAPILSALLLAYLVWPSHWTVREGGERWLVHLDTVMLVSIGLICFFMLVNVTSIAHATMVARDPIPVYAEKGTRVAFLTTYVPGKEPLTMVRATLEGAIRLRHDGLLDVWLLDEGDSPEAKALCAELGVRHFTRAGVPEWNRKKGVHKAKTKHGNYNAWLAMHGDAYDYFASVDTDHVPLPNFLERMLGYFRDPDIAFVVGPQVYGNYTNIVTKAAESQQFLFHALIQRAGNRYHAPMFVGTNNVVRISALKQIGGLYDSITEDMATGFELHRRKNPRTGHYWRSVYTPDVLAVGEGPASWTDFFTQQLRWSRGTYETIVKQYWKAPFRTPPGRFLNYTLMLVYYPMTAVNWLLGILSGVLYLWLGASGTQVATSVWLMIYSDAVALQIGLYLWNRRHNVSPHEPEGSGGLAGMAMSALSAPIYLTSLGSAILRTRGRFVVTPKGGAASPDRILTFRIHLYWAAVLIASLAASVHFGHTHAAMRTWASLALVIALAPITLWAYTTLRERRALRARAHARARARARGLADAREGVEVVTAAGPPHPTAPVSPAPTTTGGN; this comes from the coding sequence GTGCGGCCGGGAGGCTACGACTACGACACCTACAGCCGACTCGCCGGTCCGCTCACGGACCCGGATCCGGCGGCCTACCAGGTGCAGTACCGAAGTCTGCTCTCGAAGGAGCCGCACCGAATACGAGCCGTCCTCCTGATGAGCCTCGCGCCGATCCTCTCGGCGCTGCTCCTCGCCTACCTCGTCTGGCCCAGTCACTGGACCGTCCGCGAGGGCGGGGAACGCTGGCTCGTCCACCTCGACACCGTGATGCTCGTGTCGATCGGCCTCATCTGCTTCTTCATGCTGGTGAACGTCACGTCGATCGCCCACGCCACCATGGTCGCCCGTGACCCGATACCCGTGTACGCCGAGAAGGGCACCCGGGTCGCCTTCCTCACCACGTACGTCCCGGGCAAGGAACCGCTCACCATGGTCCGCGCCACCCTGGAGGGCGCCATCCGGCTGCGGCACGACGGTCTCCTCGACGTCTGGCTCCTCGACGAGGGCGATTCGCCCGAGGCCAAGGCACTCTGCGCCGAGCTGGGCGTACGTCACTTCACCCGGGCCGGCGTCCCCGAGTGGAACCGCAAGAAGGGCGTCCACAAGGCGAAGACCAAGCACGGCAATTACAACGCCTGGCTCGCCATGCACGGCGACGCGTACGACTACTTCGCCTCCGTCGACACCGACCACGTCCCGCTCCCCAACTTCCTGGAGCGGATGCTCGGCTACTTCCGCGACCCCGACATCGCCTTCGTCGTCGGACCGCAGGTGTACGGCAACTACACCAACATCGTCACCAAGGCCGCCGAGTCCCAGCAGTTCCTCTTCCACGCCCTCATCCAGCGCGCCGGGAACCGCTACCACGCCCCCATGTTCGTCGGTACGAACAACGTCGTCCGGATCTCCGCGCTCAAGCAGATCGGCGGCCTGTACGACTCCATCACCGAGGACATGGCCACCGGCTTCGAACTGCACCGCAGGAAGAACCCGCGCACCGGCCACTACTGGCGCTCCGTCTACACCCCCGACGTCCTCGCGGTCGGCGAGGGCCCGGCCTCCTGGACGGACTTCTTCACCCAGCAGCTCCGCTGGTCCCGGGGCACGTACGAGACGATCGTCAAGCAGTACTGGAAGGCGCCCTTCCGCACCCCGCCGGGCCGCTTCCTCAACTACACCCTGATGCTCGTCTACTACCCGATGACGGCGGTCAACTGGCTCCTCGGCATCCTCAGCGGCGTCCTCTACCTGTGGCTCGGCGCCTCCGGCACCCAGGTCGCCACCTCGGTGTGGCTGATGATCTACAGCGACGCCGTCGCCCTCCAGATCGGCCTCTACCTCTGGAACCGGCGGCACAACGTCTCACCCCACGAACCCGAGGGCTCCGGCGGCCTCGCCGGCATGGCGATGTCCGCGCTCTCCGCCCCCATCTACCTCACGTCCCTCGGCTCGGCGATCCTCCGCACCCGCGGCCGCTTCGTCGTCACGCCCAAGGGCGGTGCGGCCAGCCCCGACCGGATCCTGACCTTCCGTATCCACCTCTACTGGGCCGCGGTCCTCATCGCCTCGCTCGCCGCCTCCGTCCACTTCGGGCACACCCACGCGGCCATGCGCACCTGGGCGTCCCTCGCCCTGGTCATCGCCCTCGCCCCGATCACCCTCTGGGCCTACACCACCCTCAGGGAGCGGCGCGCGCTCCGCGCCCGCGCGCACGCCCGAGCCCGCGCCCGTGCCCGCGGTCTGGCCGACGCCCGCGAAGGGGTCGAGGTCGTCACGGCGGCCGGCCCCCCGCACCCGACCGCCCCCGTCAGCCCCGCCCCCACGACGACCGGAGGGAACTGA
- a CDS encoding TetR/AcrR family transcriptional regulator, protein MSGELKDRRAGEPGAAGARAQDARSLETREKLLAGALRTLVEQGITKASARAIAATAGVNQALVFYHFGSVDELLAAACRYGAEQRVARHRERLRSVTSLTELLAFGRELHEEERAAGHVAFLGQLLAGAQAHPRLVPATAAGLDLWIAEIEQVLVRVLAGTPLAEFTDPAGLARAVGASFVGLELYEGVDPAGAEAAFAALEQLGALMAAVEELNPVARKAVTYTLRRQSSRIR, encoded by the coding sequence ATGAGCGGGGAACTGAAGGACCGGAGGGCGGGGGAGCCGGGGGCCGCGGGCGCCCGGGCGCAGGACGCGCGCAGCCTGGAGACCCGGGAGAAGCTGCTCGCGGGCGCCCTGCGGACCCTCGTCGAGCAGGGCATCACCAAGGCCTCCGCCCGCGCCATCGCGGCCACCGCGGGCGTGAACCAGGCCCTCGTCTTCTACCACTTCGGTTCCGTCGACGAGCTGCTCGCCGCGGCCTGCCGGTACGGCGCCGAGCAGCGGGTCGCCCGTCACCGAGAGCGGCTGCGCTCGGTCACGAGCCTCACCGAGCTGCTCGCCTTCGGGCGCGAGCTGCACGAGGAGGAGCGGGCGGCCGGTCATGTCGCCTTCCTCGGGCAGCTGCTCGCCGGCGCGCAGGCGCACCCCCGGCTCGTTCCCGCCACGGCCGCCGGGCTCGACCTGTGGATCGCCGAGATCGAGCAGGTGCTCGTCCGGGTGCTCGCGGGGACCCCGCTCGCCGAGTTCACCGACCCCGCCGGGCTCGCCCGCGCGGTCGGCGCCTCCTTCGTCGGCCTCGAACTGTACGAGGGCGTCGACCCGGCGGGTGCCGAGGCGGCCTTCGCGGCCCTGGAGCAGCTGGGCGCCCTGATGGCGGCCGTGGAGGAGCTGAACCCGGTCGCCCGAAAGGCCGTCACCTACACGCTCCGGCGGCAGAGCAGCCGTATCCGTTAG
- a CDS encoding DUF4166 domain-containing protein gives MTSIFRTAMGDAAFQRLHPELQRRFSVGLASGELCVGRGVMDRIWHGRAFVKPFLAVGGLRNILLPRTGRDVPFTIENVPYVDAYGRETVTFVRTFALPGGPRRFDATMVHSPERDCVLDYLGTHQHLASDLHMSAEPDGSLLIRSGEHRFREGPLDVRVPELIGGRAEVRESFDERTGRFRINVRVDNRYFGPLFGYEGSFTAEYADVRSRGVRAGLRPVREEVRA, from the coding sequence ATGACCTCGATCTTCCGTACGGCCATGGGGGACGCGGCCTTCCAGCGGCTGCACCCCGAGCTCCAGCGGCGCTTCTCCGTCGGGCTCGCGAGCGGGGAGCTGTGCGTCGGGCGAGGTGTCATGGACCGGATCTGGCACGGCCGGGCCTTCGTGAAGCCGTTCCTCGCGGTCGGCGGGCTGCGGAACATCCTGCTGCCCCGCACCGGCCGCGACGTGCCCTTCACCATCGAGAACGTGCCGTACGTGGACGCGTACGGGCGCGAGACCGTCACCTTCGTCCGCACCTTCGCCCTGCCCGGCGGGCCCCGGCGGTTCGACGCCACCATGGTCCACAGCCCCGAGCGCGACTGCGTCCTCGACTACCTCGGCACCCATCAGCACCTCGCCAGCGATCTGCACATGTCCGCCGAGCCGGACGGCTCGCTCCTCATCCGCTCCGGCGAACACCGGTTCCGCGAGGGACCGTTGGACGTGCGCGTCCCGGAACTGATCGGCGGCCGGGCCGAGGTGCGCGAGTCCTTCGACGAGCGCACCGGCCGCTTCCGCATCAACGTCCGGGTGGACAACCGGTACTTCGGTCCGCTGTTCGGGTACGAGGGGTCGTTCACCGCCGAGTACGCGGACGTACGCTCCCGGGGGGTGCGCGCGGGGCTGCGCCCGGTGCGCGAGGAGGTACGGGCATGA
- a CDS encoding MTH1187 family thiamine-binding protein, translated as MIVAFSVTPLGVGEEVGEYVADAVRVVRESGLPNRTDAMFTSVEGEDWDQVMDVVKRAVAAVEARAPRVSVVMKVDIRPGVTDGLHSKVATVERYLEG; from the coding sequence ATGATCGTCGCGTTCTCGGTGACCCCGCTGGGCGTGGGGGAGGAGGTCGGCGAGTACGTCGCCGACGCCGTCCGGGTCGTCCGCGAGTCCGGGCTCCCGAACCGCACCGACGCGATGTTCACGTCCGTCGAGGGCGAGGACTGGGACCAGGTCATGGACGTCGTGAAGCGCGCCGTCGCCGCCGTCGAGGCGCGGGCGCCGCGGGTCTCGGTGGTCATGAAGGTCGACATCCGTCCCGGTGTCACGGACGGTCTGCACAGCAAGGTCGCCACGGTGGAGCGGTACCTGGAGGGCTGA